The Eublepharis macularius isolate TG4126 chromosome 7, MPM_Emac_v1.0, whole genome shotgun sequence sequence CCACTAAGTAAAATAAACATGCAGAACTGTATTGTGCAGTGGGCAAAATAAAGTTGCATGCTAAGTTGTTTTGTCTACACCACTTTTGCATATGATGTGTATCTGCTTATCATGATTATGGTTTCTATCTTTGTTTACTTTGCGTTGTGAGTTATTCCTTGTAATTAACAATATTCATTCAGACACTATTCAGgtcttttttcctttgttttctctGGTACCGAGTACTTTCTGCCTTTGAAATCTGAGAACTGACATGGGCATGCAGTTCTTTTGTTTAAAATGGTACCAATCTGAAAATGTGCAGATTGTGTAGGAGACAAACCCTTGCGAATTGGATATTGATGCCGTTGCTTGGGAGCAGATCTTACTATGTTCTCTGGTGGAAAAGAGATTGGAATGCCCTCCACTCACCTCCACTTGAATTGTAATTCTTCTTTTTAACTTACAAAAATAAGTTGCAGTTTCTACAAGATGAGTCGCCGTGGCAACAACTGGGCCTACACTGAGGTCATTgaccttctggatatttggggagaGCAGAAGATCCAGAAGTTGCTTCAGAGTAGCTATCGAAATATGGACACATTCCAGGTCATTGCAAGTGAGATGGCAAAACGGGGACACGAGCGTACAGCACAGGAGTGTCGGACCAAGACAAAAACAATGCGCAGGGATTACAAAAAGGCCAAGGACAACTCTTGCTCTGGGACTGGACGTATCATGTGCCCTTTTTATGAGCAACTGGATAGGATATTGGCTGGGGATTCTAGCTTCCAGCTGCCTCGGAGGCTACAGAATATCACTCTGCCAGAGGAGTCTTCAGGGGATACCAATTCCCCGTGTCCCATGGTAGAGGGAGTGGTGCCAGTGATGAACGAGGATTACGTGGAGGGCCAGGATCCGTGTTCTCCGTGCACGCAGATACCTGTCGAAATCTCTGATTCTGCCACATCCAGTCCCATGTTCTACGTGACGAGGGGAGCATCTGCCAAACCTGCAAGCATGTCTTGGCCAGCAGCAAGTAAGAGCTACTCTTGGTTTCTCTGAATGGATCTCATTGCTATAGGCCGTTTTAACACGTCCTTTGTAAACAGTTTTAGCTGCTGGTTGCTAGTagattttttgtgccatttcagacacaactgGTTTGGCTGCAAGTtgtaatcagattttttaaaaccttttcacACAAAGCTGCATGTGTCTTCTTTGCAATGCAGGGTTGAGCAGGTTTTGTTGAAAACTTTTCTCCCATTCTCAAGTGTTCAGC is a genomic window containing:
- the LOC129333498 gene encoding zinc finger and SCAN domain-containing protein 20-like isoform X2, yielding MSRRGNNWAYTEVIDLLDIWGEQKIQKLLQSSYRNMDTFQVIASEMAKRGHERTAQECRTKTKTMRRDYKKAKDNSCSGTGRIMCPFYEQLDRILAGDSSFQLPRRLQNITLPEESSGDTNSPCPMVEGVVPVMNEDYVEGQDPCSPCTQIPVEISDSATSSPMFYVTRGASAKPASMSWPAANVAIPSSPTLLHNCATLSSDGHLTRVRKRQRKTRNDLVMELSRIADRRVQTATDRILSSLNRYATADLQDRERDRADTAQIIAIMHRQTELLESLVQMQSVEQSPVSPAPSWHARPRSAISPPSRSGVPRRTLMPRVNHRRRPQKYSP
- the LOC129333498 gene encoding uncharacterized protein LOC129333498 isoform X1 — protein: MSRRGNNWAYTEVIDLLDIWGEQKIQKLLQSSYRNMDTFQVIASEMAKRGHERTAQECRTKTKTMRRDYKKAKDNSCSGTGRIMCPFYEQLDRILAGDSSFQLPRRLQNITLPEESSGDTNSPCPMVEGVVPVMNEDYVEGQDPCSPCTQIPVEISDSATSSPMFYVTRGASAKPASMSWPAAKVDHLAPSLPSFFSTNPGSSSTKSSRMDVAIPSSPTLLHNCATLSSDGHLTRVRKRQRKTRNDLVMELSRIADRRVQTATDRILSSLNRYATADLQDRERDRADTAQIIAIMHRQTELLESLVQMQSVEQSPVSPAPSWHARPRSAISPPSRSGVPRRTLMPRVNHRRRPQKYSP